From the Octadecabacter antarcticus 307 genome, one window contains:
- a CDS encoding DMT family transporter — protein MTTQPTLFNWLSILLLGLIWGGTFMVVAIALEGYGPLTVACARTTLGAVTLLLLVRFMGRQMPHGREVWGYLAVIGMLNTALPFALLSWGQQYVPSAFAGISMAVLPLFVLPMAHVFSDEKMSTRKTVGVIWGFIGAAVLIGPTAFDFSQASLALPQLACIGASLSYAISSVLTRVCPPIDSIVMAALTLVVGAIFLIPAMLVFEGVPVWVDGRAGYAIVFLGLVPTAFAALLRVQTIRTAGSVFMTLVNYQVPVWSMIFGVWVLSEVLPLRFFAALALILCGLAISQWVALRKLLRR, from the coding sequence ATGACCACCCAACCCACCCTGTTCAATTGGCTGTCGATCCTGCTGCTCGGCCTGATATGGGGTGGCACGTTTATGGTCGTGGCGATTGCGCTCGAAGGCTACGGCCCCTTGACCGTCGCCTGTGCGCGCACGACTTTGGGGGCAGTCACCTTGCTGTTGTTAGTTCGCTTCATGGGCCGCCAAATGCCCCATGGACGCGAGGTTTGGGGCTATTTGGCTGTGATCGGCATGCTGAACACCGCCCTGCCGTTCGCGTTGCTGTCTTGGGGCCAACAGTATGTGCCATCAGCGTTTGCTGGTATTTCGATGGCCGTATTGCCGCTGTTTGTTCTGCCAATGGCGCATGTGTTTAGCGACGAAAAGATGTCGACGCGTAAGACCGTGGGCGTAATTTGGGGCTTCATTGGCGCTGCCGTGCTCATCGGCCCGACGGCGTTTGATTTCTCGCAAGCCAGCCTCGCGCTGCCGCAACTGGCCTGCATCGGGGCGTCGCTGTCTTATGCGATCTCAAGCGTGCTGACCCGCGTATGCCCGCCAATCGACAGCATCGTGATGGCCGCATTAACGCTGGTCGTGGGCGCGATCTTCCTAATCCCCGCGATGTTGGTGTTTGAGGGCGTACCGGTTTGGGTGGACGGGCGCGCGGGCTATGCGATCGTCTTCCTCGGGCTGGTCCCGACGGCATTTGCGGCCTTGCTTCGGGTGCAAACCATTCGCACCGCCGGATCGGTTTTCATGACATTGGTGAACTACCAGGTGCCAGTTTGGTCCATGATCTTCGGCGTTTGGGTGCTTTCAGAAGTCTTACCACTTCGCTTCTTTGCGGCACTGGCGTTGATACTGTGCGGCCTCGCGATCAGCCAATGGGTGGCTCTTCGAAAGCTACTTAGGCGCTAA